Genomic window (Rathayibacter sp. VKM Ac-2760):
GATCGACCACGCCCGCGAGGTGCTCGGCTACGCCCCGGAGCACTCCTGGCGCGACTCGCAGCAGGCCCGCTGACCTCGGGCTCGCCGGAACGGCTCCGGCTCGCGGGGATCCTCGGATCCCGCGAGCCGGGGCCGTTTGCGCGTGCCGGAGGTGTGCCGGGCTGAGGTTGGGCTCGTGGTTCCGTGTCCGGCTCGCGGAAATCGTCGGTTCCGGCGTGCCGAGGCAGGTTCCACGTGCCGGAGGCGTCCCGGGCTGAAGTTCGGCTCGTGGTTCCGTGTCCGGCTCGCGGAAATCGTCGGTTCCGGCGTGCCGAGGCAGGTTCCACGTGCCGGAGGTGTGCCGGGCTGACGTTGGGCTCGTGGTTCCGTGTCCGGCTCGCGGGAGTCGTCGGTTTCGGCGTGCCGGAGCTGTTTCCGCGTGCCGGAGGTGTGCCGGGCTGAGGTTCGGCTCGTGGTTCCGCGTCCGGCTCGCGGGAGTCGTCGGTTTCGGCGTGCCGGAGCTGTTTCCGCGTGCCGGAGGTGTGCCGGGCAGACGTTGGGCTCGTGGTTCCGTGTCCGGCTCGCGGGAATCGTCGGTTCCCGCGTGCCGAGGCCGTTTCTGCGTGCCGGAGGTGTCCCACACGAGCTCCGGCACGCGGAAACGCCTCCGGCTCGCAGGGATCCGAGGATCCTGCGAGCCGGAGGCGTTCGTGCGAGCCGGAGGTGCCGGCTCCGACGACCCGGGTCAGCTCGGGATGTAGTTGAACTCGTCCGGGTTCGGGCCGGTGCGCTCGTCGCGGTTGAGCGCGGAGATCGCGGTCATCGACTCGTCGTCCAGCTCGAAGTCGAAGAGCGCGAAGTTCTCCTCCACGCGCTTGCGGGTGACCGACTTCGGGAAGACGATGTCGCCGCGCTGGATGTGCCAGCGCAGGACGACCTGCGCGGGGGAGCGGTCGACGCTGTGCGCGATGCGCACGATCGCCTCGTCGTCCAGGACCTTGCCCTGCGCGATCGGCGACCAGGCCTCGGTCGCGATGCCGTGCTCAACGCCGTAGGCGCGGAGCTCCTCCTGCGTGAGGAAGGGGTGCACCTCGATCTGGTTCACGGCCGGGACGATCGTCGCCTCGGCGCGGAGCCGGTTGAGGTGGTTGGTCTGGAAGTTGGAGACGCCGATCGCCTTCGCCTTGCCGCTGCGGTAGATCTCCTCCATCGCCTTCCAGGTCTCCAGGTAGTCGCCGACCTTCGGCAGCGGCCAGTGGATGAGGAAGAGGTCGACGTAGTCGAACTTCAGCTCGGCGAGGGTGTCGTCGATCGCCTGCAGGGCGTCCTCGCGGGCGTGGAAGCCGTTGTTGAGCTTCGAGGTGACGAAGACCTCGGAGCGGTCGAGGCCGGAGGCGCGCACGGCCTCGCCGACGCCGGCCTCGTTGCCGTACATCTCGGCGGTGTCGATGTGGCGGTAGCCGACCTCGAGAGCGGCGAGAGTCGCGTCCTTGGTCTCGGCGGGGTCGATCTGGAAGACACCGAAGCCCAGCTGCGGGATCTCGACTCCGTTGTTGAGGGTGATCGTGGGGACAGTGTTGTCCGTGCTCATACTCGAGCGTCCTTTCGTCCGGGGATCGGCCGCGTCGGAGAGCATGCGGCCGGAGTCCAGTTCACGCCCCGGGGCCTCCCAGGTGCAAGGCCTTGCGCGTCCGGCGAACATCGGCGGTCGTCCGGCGCCGTCAGGGCTGCAGGGAACGACGAAGGCCCCCGGCACGGATGCCGGGGGCCTTCGGGAGTCGCGTGATTACGCGCGGGACTTGCGTCCGGTGATCGCACCGTAGATCAGCAGCACGATGATCGCGCCGACCACCGCGAGGATGATGCTGACGAGGTTGAAGCCCATCGGGTCGTCGCGCCCGAAGAGCGCGCCGCCGATGAATCCTCCGAGGAGGGCGCCGACGATGCCGAGGATGATGGTGATGATCCATCCGCCGCCCTGCTTGCCGGGCAGGATGAGCTTTGCGAGTGCGCCGGCGATGAGGCCGAGAACGATCCAACCGATGATGCCCATGATGTGTCTCCTTCGTAGTGTGCTCGACCGGCCGTTCCGGTGCGAGCGTCAACGCCTGTCGTGAAGGCGTCCTTGCAGATGCTGTCGGTCAGCGGAGTGAGCGCTGCACCTTCGCGCGGGCCTTGTCGGCGACCGCGGAGAAGTGCTTCGCCTCGCGCTTCGAGGTCTTCTTGAGCTTCTTGCGCGTCTTCTTCGTGGCCGGGTCGTTCCACACACCGAGTGCGAGATGGCGGAGCTCTTCGTAGCGTCCGCGACCGGCGCGGGCGCCGAAGACGTACGCGGCGAGGGCGACGAGCGCCAGCAGGACGAGGCGGGGATTCATGCGGTGACCCTTCCATCGGAGAGAGCACAGGGTCGTGCTCGGCCCCTATTCCACTCTCCTGCGGATGCCGTGACAATTCAGGGCTAGACCGTTGACAGCGACAGCGCTGATCTGCTTCGTCGCGCGCGTTCTATCAGACGATCGGTGCAGAGGTTCAGTGCGGCGCCGCCTGCACCGGGGTGTCGGCGAAGCGCTCGTGCAGGTACGGCCCGTAGCCGCCGTCGACCCGGTTCCACCGCCGGCCCGAGGTGGTCACCTCGCCCCGATCGGTCGCGCCCACCCGGGCGCCGGCTCCGCGCAGCCGCTCCACCAGCAGCACGTCCTCGTGCAGCGGCTCGGCACCGAAGCCGCCCGCCGCGAGGTAGGAGCTCGCACGCACGCCGAGGTTCGCGCCGTGGATGCTGCCGATCGACTCCTCGCGCTCGCGGGCGCGCAGCCAGCGCCCGTACATCTCCGGCGAGACGTCGTCCGGGTCCGGGCGCACCGTGCCCACGAGCGCGTCGTGGAGGCGCGCGTGCTCGACGTGCTCGAGCAGCCAGTCCTGGGGGACGACGGTGTCGGCGTCGGTGTTCGCGATCCAGACGCGGTCGGGGGCGGCGTAGGGGTCGGAGGCGGTGGCGGAGTCGGAGGAAGAGCCGAGGGCGTGCGCGATTCCGGCCGCGCGGGCCGCTCCGACCCCGCAGCGCTCCAGCTCGAGCACCTCGGCGCCCGCAGCCCGGGCGCGCTCGACGGTCTCGTCGGAGCAGCCGTCGGCCGCGACGACCAGCCGCACCGCGACCGACGGGTGCGTCCGCGCGAGATGCTCCGCGCTCCGGCGCACCGAGGTGACGGCGGCGGTGATCCTCGCCTGCTCGTCGTGGGCGGGGACCACGACCAGCAGCTGCTCGATCCGGGTCACAGCAGCCCTGTCCGGCGGGCGACCGAGCGGCCGTCGCGCGAGTGCACCTCGAGCAGCAGGTCCTCCTCCTCGTGCCGGGCGATCCGCCGCAGTCCGAGCTCGCCCACGGCCCGCTGCACCGAGTCGCCGTCGAGCTCGAGCCCCGCGATCGCGTGCCGCCAGTGCACGGTGACCAGCTCGCCCGGGGTGGAGAGGCGGTCGCGCACGCCGCGGAGCGTGCGCTCCAGCGCCTCCCGGCCCAGGTAGTAGCCCACCTCGGAGAGCACGATCAGGTCGAACGGACCCTCCGGAACGCCGCGGGTGATGTCGTGGTGCTCGACGCGGACGTGCTCGAGCGGAGCCAGGCGCCGGGCGGCGCGCTCGACGGCGGCGGCCGAGACGTCGATCGCGAGCAGCCGCTCCGCCCGCTCGGCGAGCGCCTCGGCCAGCACGCCGATCGAGGAGCCGATCTCGAGCACGGAGCCGTAGCGGCGCTCGGGCAGGCTCGCCAGCGTGAGGGCGCGCTTGCGCTCCTCGTACCAGCGGCTGGTGTACCCCCAGGGGTCCTCGTGCCGCTCGTACAGCTCGTCGAAGTAGCTCATCCCCGTGTCCTCGCCGCCGGGACCGTGCCCGCGCGTCCCCGCGAGCCTAGGCAGGATCGCGGCGTCGCTCCGCCCCTTGTCGGGGGACGCTCCGTGCGCTAGCTCCGCCGTCGCCATCAGCGGACCCGGATCAGGCGGTCGTCGCCGGCGAACGCGCGGAGGAACCGCGGATGCAGTACGGCCGCGGATCCGCCGGGTCCGGGCGCCGTCTGGCTCGGGTAGCGGGCCAGCGCGCGGGCTTTGCGCGCTCGCAGCTCGTCGTCGGCCGCGACGCGGACGAGCGCCCGCCACGGCACCTCCTCGTCGTCCGGCTCCGCCCAGTGCCAGAGCCAGATCGGTGCGGCGAGCAGCGGGTGGCCGAGCTCTGCCGCGACCTCGGCGCAGACCTCGCCGACGACGCGGTGGTCGCGGTGCCCGTCACCGGTCCAGGTCGACAGCAGCAGGACGGCGCCCGGCGCGGCGGCGGCGCGGGCGAGCACCTCGGCACGGATCCGGTCGCGGTGCTCGGGAGTCCCGGAGTCCGGCACATCGAGGAAGGCGAGCCCGATGCCGTCGCCGAGCTCGTCCAGTGCGGCGCGGACCTCGCCGCGGCGCTCGGCGACCAACGCCGCGGCCGCGGCGGGGGAGGAGGCGCCGTGCGCCGCGCCGCCGTCCGTCACGATCACGACGTCCACGGGCGTGCCGAGGCGCCGGGCCAGGGCGATGGTCCCGCCGCAGCCGAGGGTCTCGTCGTCCGCGTGCGCGACGACGACCAGGACGCGCGCGACGGCGGAGAGCGCCTCGGCGGCGAGGGCGGGCAGCCGGTCCCACCGCCCGTCCGCGCTCCAGCGCTCGACCGGGGTGCCCTCGAGGTGGCCGTCGAAGGCGATGACGCGGCTCACCACTGCTCCGCCTCGCCGCTCGCGAGGACCGCGCGGCCGAGCGCCGCGTCGTCGCGCTCGGCGTGGTGCTGGCGGACGTAGAGCGCGAGATCGGCGACCCGTTTGGCGTGCTCGGCGTCGAGTGCGAGCGGAGCCGGGCCCAGGGCGCGGCCGGCGCGGAGCAGGATCTCCTCCACGGCTCCCGCCGCGG
Coding sequences:
- a CDS encoding aldo/keto reductase; this translates as MSTDNTVPTITLNNGVEIPQLGFGVFQIDPAETKDATLAALEVGYRHIDTAEMYGNEAGVGEAVRASGLDRSEVFVTSKLNNGFHAREDALQAIDDTLAELKFDYVDLFLIHWPLPKVGDYLETWKAMEEIYRSGKAKAIGVSNFQTNHLNRLRAEATIVPAVNQIEVHPFLTQEELRAYGVEHGIATEAWSPIAQGKVLDDEAIVRIAHSVDRSPAQVVLRWHIQRGDIVFPKSVTRKRVEENFALFDFELDDESMTAISALNRDERTGPNPDEFNYIPS
- a CDS encoding GlsB/YeaQ/YmgE family stress response membrane protein, coding for MGIIGWIVLGLIAGALAKLILPGKQGGGWIITIILGIVGALLGGFIGGALFGRDDPMGFNLVSIILAVVGAIIVLLIYGAITGRKSRA
- a CDS encoding glycosyltransferase, encoding MTRIEQLLVVVPAHDEQARITAAVTSVRRSAEHLARTHPSVAVRLVVAADGCSDETVERARAAGAEVLELERCGVGAARAAGIAHALGSSSDSATASDPYAAPDRVWIANTDADTVVPQDWLLEHVEHARLHDALVGTVRPDPDDVSPEMYGRWLRAREREESIGSIHGANLGVRASSYLAAGGFGAEPLHEDVLLVERLRGAGARVGATDRGEVTTSGRRWNRVDGGYGPYLHERFADTPVQAAPH
- a CDS encoding SAM-dependent methyltransferase, with protein sequence MSYFDELYERHEDPWGYTSRWYEERKRALTLASLPERRYGSVLEIGSSIGVLAEALAERAERLLAIDVSAAAVERAARRLAPLEHVRVEHHDITRGVPEGPFDLIVLSEVGYYLGREALERTLRGVRDRLSTPGELVTVHWRHAIAGLELDGDSVQRAVGELGLRRIARHEEEDLLLEVHSRDGRSVARRTGLL
- a CDS encoding PIG-L family deacetylase, translating into MSRVIAFDGHLEGTPVERWSADGRWDRLPALAAEALSAVARVLVVVAHADDETLGCGGTIALARRLGTPVDVVIVTDGGAAHGASSPAAAAALVAERRGEVRAALDELGDGIGLAFLDVPDSGTPEHRDRIRAEVLARAAAAPGAVLLLSTWTGDGHRDHRVVGEVCAEVAAELGHPLLAAPIWLWHWAEPDDEEVPWRALVRVAADDELRARKARALARYPSQTAPGPGGSAAVLHPRFLRAFAGDDRLIRVR